From one [Ruminococcus] lactaris ATCC 29176 genomic stretch:
- a CDS encoding HlyC/CorC family transporter, translating to MDASDTFQLIILIILLILSAFFSSNETALMAVNKIRLRSLADEGNKRAAMVLDITENHTQKMLSAILIGNNIVNISASSLATSLAYHFGGYMVSIATAVLTVAILVFGEITPKNYATLNAEKVTLRYIPFFKFFMTVMTPFIFIINLFSRVIMLIMHVDPDAVNNAMTEEELRTIVDVSHEDGVIESDEKEMIYNVFDLGDANAKDIMVPKVHVTFASVDNTYEELIDIFREDKFTRLPVYEETQDNIVGIINMKDLLLYDANTEFHMKDFLREPHFTYEYKNISELLVEMRDSTFNIAIVLDEYGEMAGLITLEDILEEIVGEIHDEYDEKEDELVQQISDREYIIEGSMSLDDVNDHLNTKLESEDYDSLGGFIIEHLDRLPATGDEVMTEDGIRLVVEKLDKNRVESVHIYLPESDVTASDTHTETAAVSSDDSSEQKVSSEHEV from the coding sequence GTGGACGCGAGTGACACTTTCCAACTGATTATATTGATTATCCTGCTGATTCTTTCAGCATTTTTTTCATCTAACGAGACAGCACTGATGGCGGTGAATAAGATCCGTCTCCGTTCCCTTGCAGACGAGGGAAACAAGCGTGCTGCCATGGTTCTTGATATTACGGAGAATCATACCCAGAAGATGCTCAGTGCCATACTGATCGGCAACAATATCGTGAACATCTCTGCCTCTTCGCTTGCTACTTCACTTGCCTATCATTTTGGCGGTTATATGGTCAGTATCGCAACCGCTGTACTGACTGTTGCGATCCTCGTATTCGGAGAGATTACCCCGAAGAATTATGCAACGCTCAACGCAGAAAAGGTCACGCTACGTTATATTCCATTTTTCAAGTTTTTTATGACGGTCATGACACCTTTCATCTTCATCATTAATTTATTCTCCCGTGTGATCATGCTGATCATGCATGTTGATCCTGATGCCGTGAATAACGCAATGACTGAAGAAGAGCTTCGTACAATCGTAGATGTCAGCCACGAAGATGGCGTGATTGAATCCGATGAAAAGGAAATGATCTACAATGTATTTGATCTGGGAGATGCCAATGCCAAAGATATCATGGTTCCAAAAGTCCATGTCACCTTTGCCAGTGTAGACAATACTTATGAAGAACTGATCGATATTTTCCGTGAAGATAAGTTTACCCGTCTTCCGGTCTACGAGGAAACGCAGGACAACATCGTCGGTATCATTAATATGAAGGATCTGCTTCTTTATGATGCAAATACCGAGTTTCATATGAAAGATTTTCTTCGTGAGCCGCATTTCACTTACGAATATAAAAATATTTCTGAATTACTCGTTGAGATGAGGGATTCTACCTTTAATATTGCCATCGTGCTGGATGAATATGGCGAAATGGCAGGACTCATCACACTGGAGGATATTCTGGAAGAGATCGTTGGTGAGATCCACGACGAGTATGATGAAAAAGAAGATGAACTGGTTCAGCAGATTTCTGACCGAGAATATATCATTGAAGGTTCTATGAGCCTGGATGATGTGAACGATCATCTGAATACAAAGCTGGAGTCCGAAGATTATGATTCTCTCGGCGGATTTATCATCGAACATCTTGATCGTCTCCCGGCGACCGGAGATGAAGTGATGACGGAGGATGGCATCCGGCTCGTCGTTGAAAAACTGGATAAGAACCGCGTAGAAAGCGTTCATATTTATTTACCGGAATCCGATGTAACTGCTTCTGATACGCATACAGAGACTGCAGCCGTTTCTTCTGATGATTCTTCTGAGCAGAAAGTTTCTTCCGAACATGAAGTGTAA